In the genome of Desulfonauticus submarinus, one region contains:
- a CDS encoding Card1-like endonuclease domain-containing protein has protein sequence MKQLHIMLVSDQPIPNFMPLLLTKFKAEKVALLTSKDKLLKSNILKKNIEKFSMVEIYKILPYNLEQIRKQLSNIVNKYKSKYKIYLNLTGGTKIMTMAGFEICKTFNLNSYYINTYQKQIIHLTPKYDIETLPSNLINMTQYFNLYGYEVNKKSPSKPKNNHLNAINKIIAQPKLFSRAIKTLNFHASESRNKQDLTFKVPTMTTAMKKLLSILKENNILQQINRNVFKFTSFKNLEFCNGGWLEEYTLYTVSQINKIYDFAGTFKVKRENTENEIDVAFCCDNKLFLIECKTKTFRNHKSASTTEPIYKLDSLRQIMGGTFGQAMLISFHQLSSSLLERCNLLNIKTSYGNSLKNLKNIISDWIS, from the coding sequence ATGAAGCAACTTCATATTATGTTGGTTTCTGACCAACCTATCCCAAATTTTATGCCCCTACTCTTAACAAAATTCAAAGCTGAAAAGGTTGCTTTACTTACTTCAAAAGATAAACTTCTTAAATCTAACATCTTAAAAAAGAACATAGAGAAATTCAGCATGGTAGAAATATATAAAATTCTTCCTTACAATTTGGAACAAATAAGAAAACAGCTTTCTAATATAGTAAATAAATACAAATCAAAATATAAAATATATTTAAATCTCACAGGCGGGACAAAAATAATGACTATGGCTGGATTTGAAATCTGTAAAACATTTAACTTGAATAGTTATTATATCAATACATATCAAAAACAAATTATTCATCTTACTCCAAAATACGATATAGAAACTTTGCCTTCTAATCTAATCAACATGACACAATATTTTAACCTTTATGGATATGAAGTTAATAAAAAAAGTCCATCTAAACCAAAAAATAACCATTTAAATGCAATAAATAAAATAATTGCTCAACCAAAATTATTTAGCCGAGCAATAAAAACACTTAATTTCCATGCTAGTGAATCCAGAAACAAACAAGATTTAACTTTTAAAGTACCTACAATGACAACTGCTATGAAAAAATTATTATCAATTTTAAAAGAAAATAATATTCTACAACAAATAAATAGGAATGTTTTTAAATTTACTTCATTTAAAAATCTAGAATTTTGCAATGGTGGTTGGCTAGAAGAATATACCCTTTATACTGTTAGCCAAATAAATAAGATTTATGACTTTGCTGGCACATTTAAAGTCAAAAGAGAAAATACAGAAAACGAAATAGATGTTGCTTTTTGTTGCGACAACAAATTGTTTTTAATTGAATGCAAAACAAAAACTTTTAGAAATCACAAATCAGCCTCTACAACCGAACCCATATACAAATTAGATTCTTTACGCCAAATAATGGGTGGGACATTTGGACAAGCTATGCTTATATCCTTTCATCAACTATCCTCCTCTTTATTAGAGCGCTGTAATCTATTAAACATAAAAACAAGCTATGGAAACAGTTTAAAAAATCTCAAAAACATTATTAGTGATTGGATTTCATAG
- the cas1 gene encoding CRISPR-associated endonuclease Cas1, translating into MAVVYITKPHSKVHLEGNHLLVKAENFKQNIYTFNLERLIIVGKVEITHAALMHIFRNNIDLVYLTRQGRFVGSFLGEFPKNLFLRLRQYEKSKDKDFSLQTACSIVRGKVSNMRTFVLRMGRVLKKPVFQQVADNLNKILFLLPNVKDVESLRGFEGQASKEYFRAYREGFSQNLKFKKRVKRPPTDPVNACLSFGYTVLFNIVLGACYAVGLDPAFGALHSLNYGRASLALDLMEEFRTPIVDMTVLACFNLKILKKDSFVFEKFKPEDSDSAIIEQIDPLKDKFMSNGIQDIEQEEADNIANEPDTATRVLLKTEAKRLFLKRLESRLSKQIYYQRKEKRLSLREIIYAQVEHYASYLRGEYTKYIPFQSR; encoded by the coding sequence ATGGCTGTAGTTTATATAACAAAGCCTCATAGCAAAGTGCATTTAGAAGGGAATCATCTTTTAGTAAAAGCTGAAAATTTTAAGCAAAACATATATACTTTTAATTTAGAGCGTTTAATTATTGTTGGAAAAGTGGAAATTACTCATGCAGCCTTAATGCATATTTTTAGAAATAATATAGATTTGGTTTATTTAACAAGACAAGGTAGGTTTGTTGGTTCTTTTTTAGGTGAATTCCCTAAAAATTTATTTTTGCGTTTGCGACAATATGAAAAAAGCAAGGATAAAGATTTTTCTCTTCAAACAGCATGTTCAATTGTAAGAGGAAAGGTTTCAAACATGCGTACTTTTGTCTTACGTATGGGTAGGGTTTTGAAAAAGCCTGTATTTCAACAAGTTGCAGATAATTTAAATAAAATATTATTTCTTTTGCCCAATGTTAAAGATGTAGAGAGCTTGCGAGGATTTGAGGGGCAAGCATCTAAAGAGTATTTTAGAGCTTATCGAGAGGGGTTTTCTCAAAATTTAAAATTTAAAAAAAGAGTTAAAAGGCCTCCTACAGATCCTGTAAATGCTTGTTTATCGTTTGGTTATACTGTGTTGTTTAATATTGTTCTTGGGGCATGTTATGCAGTAGGTCTTGATCCTGCTTTTGGGGCATTGCATTCATTAAATTATGGTCGAGCGTCTTTGGCTTTAGATTTGATGGAGGAATTTAGAACACCTATAGTAGATATGACTGTTTTAGCCTGCTTTAATCTTAAAATACTAAAAAAAGATAGTTTTGTTTTTGAAAAATTTAAGCCAGAAGATAGTGATTCAGCTATTATTGAACAAATAGATCCTTTAAAGGATAAATTCATGTCCAACGGAATTCAAGATATTGAGCAAGAAGAAGCAGATAATATAGCAAATGAGCCAGATACTGCAACAAGAGTATTATTAAAAACAGAGGCAAAAAGACTTTTTTTAAAAAGACTTGAAAGTCGCTTGAGCAAACAAATTTACTATCAACGCAAAGAAAAACGTCTTAGTTTAAGAGAAATTATTTATGCTCAAGTAGAACATTACGCCTCTTATTTAAGAGGAGAATATACAAAATATATTCCATTTCAAAGTAGATAA
- the cas2 gene encoding CRISPR-associated endonuclease Cas2 — MLYVVAYDVCSPRRLSRIHKFLKDFGVPVQYSVFECDLDLEQINKMIAGIKDILDLEEDSLIVYPVCRECRPKISIAGQGYIWIDKEFWVY, encoded by the coding sequence ATGTTATATGTAGTAGCTTATGATGTTTGCTCTCCAAGACGATTGAGCAGAATTCATAAATTTTTAAAAGATTTTGGAGTTCCTGTTCAGTATTCTGTATTTGAGTGCGATTTAGATCTAGAACAAATAAATAAAATGATTGCAGGAATAAAAGATATTTTAGATTTAGAAGAAGATTCTTTAATTGTTTATCCTGTTTGTAGAGAATGTAGGCCTAAAATTAGCATTGCTGGGCAAGGTTATATTTGGATAGATAAAGAGTTTTGGGTTTACTAA
- the cas2 gene encoding CRISPR-associated endonuclease Cas2 codes for MWVVVIYDIRNSRRLSRVAKVMEGYGKRVQKSVFECQLELSHLKRLQREIENIINKKEDSVKYFRLCGKCFEKSFVLGQCERHIVIPEVEII; via the coding sequence ATGTGGGTAGTAGTTATTTACGATATTAGAAATTCAAGGCGATTGTCCAGAGTTGCCAAGGTAATGGAAGGTTATGGAAAAAGAGTGCAAAAGTCGGTTTTTGAATGTCAACTTGAGCTAAGTCATTTAAAAAGATTGCAAAGAGAAATAGAAAATATTATCAACAAAAAGGAAGATTCTGTAAAATATTTTCGTTTGTGTGGAAAGTGTTTTGAAAAAAGTTTTGTGCTTGGCCAGTGTGAACGCCATATTGTTATCCCAGAGGTAGAGATTATTTGA
- the csm6 gene encoding CRISPR-associated ring nuclease Csm6 has product MKNRILLCLCGLTPQVITEAVYCLAHYEPQFIPDKLEIITTSRGKMHILESLLHPMQGKFNLLCKEYNLNIFFDESCIHVVDFQKEYLDNFETKNNNLKMMDLILAIVRNLCLPQENQVYACLSGGRKTMSFYLGMAMQFYAKENDELFHVLVNKEFENHPEFYFPPKIEKQIVSVDSKSGKLTYFSSKDAKLVLYKVPFVRLRPLGVVKDIEKISFAKQVKYVQETINKSLKLHVNIGKRTLVYGNRMVELTPMEMALYCFFVKKKLDCPQNKCILNCTKCFVSVYDLDVDVLIRFLNKIKGHWNPNSAQLYQLKQKGDIKSWFFPHRSRINRKIKKVFGSIGLIESEKRYAGTRYGLNIDKKNLILED; this is encoded by the coding sequence TTGAAAAATAGAATTTTACTTTGTCTTTGTGGTTTAACCCCTCAAGTTATCACAGAAGCAGTTTATTGTTTAGCTCATTACGAGCCCCAATTTATTCCTGATAAATTAGAAATTATTACTACTTCTAGAGGCAAGATGCATATTTTAGAAAGTTTATTGCATCCAATGCAGGGTAAATTTAACTTATTATGTAAAGAATATAATTTGAATATATTTTTTGATGAGTCTTGTATTCATGTAGTGGATTTTCAAAAAGAATATCTAGATAATTTTGAGACTAAGAATAATAATCTGAAGATGATGGATTTAATTTTAGCCATTGTAAGAAATCTTTGTTTGCCTCAAGAAAATCAAGTCTATGCTTGTCTTTCTGGTGGACGCAAGACAATGAGCTTTTATTTAGGTATGGCAATGCAGTTTTATGCTAAAGAAAATGATGAACTTTTTCATGTATTGGTTAATAAAGAGTTTGAAAATCATCCAGAATTCTATTTTCCCCCTAAAATAGAAAAGCAAATTGTTTCTGTTGATTCAAAAAGTGGGAAATTAACTTATTTTTCCAGTAAAGATGCAAAATTGGTACTATATAAAGTTCCTTTTGTAAGATTAAGGCCTTTAGGTGTAGTAAAAGATATAGAAAAAATTTCTTTTGCTAAACAAGTTAAATATGTACAAGAAACTATTAATAAATCTTTGAAATTACATGTAAACATAGGAAAAAGAACTTTAGTGTATGGAAATAGAATGGTTGAGCTAACTCCAATGGAAATGGCGTTATATTGTTTTTTTGTAAAAAAGAAACTTGATTGTCCTCAAAATAAATGTATTTTAAATTGTACAAAATGTTTTGTTTCTGTATATGATTTGGATGTAGATGTGTTAATTCGATTTTTAAATAAGATTAAAGGGCATTGGAATCCTAATTCAGCTCAACTTTATCAACTTAAACAAAAAGGGGATATTAAAAGTTGGTTTTTTCCTCATAGATCAAGAATAAACAGAAAAATAAAAAAAGTATTTGGCTCAATTGGACTTATTGAGTCTGAAAAACGTTATGCAGGTACACGATATGGTTTAAATATTGATAAAAAAAATTTAATTTTAGAAGATTAA
- a CDS encoding M50 family metallopeptidase, producing the protein MNNTEMRDTYLIINPELSNVRKATEFVKQWAVRSGLADKILLRFLFAVSELIEAIVLFSIENSLREKINIEVEPWEGWIKVNVKFSAKVPIEPYFEHKESKSDKFPGHEIAPEVFWHRVVVEWVDKAEWTEIGGWKRVSFVQYARPSGSPGELYFLGLVPIQRKGVNIKIVGEDVGIVTIEGVRNAFRMTKEMMFILNAVDGKRNVREIYRLYVEKFGIVHPKVVGGMIEELIKRGILLPGYRITAKGSTLTNTKQNKFLQKLLRFQYSIPHPDSFVSFVHRYLGWLWSPFVVVVAFVLIFSSFHILVFNFRAVESISGKAYLLFSRAGGLIGLVSLLLLNVHIIFHELSHAVVCKRFGGRIHALGILFYYGFICAFADTTDSWAFPSRWKRIMVSFAGPLSDLTVSCIYGWAHIFFTRQNLDIYAGVCGLMSILLFYFSLVNMIPFFETDGYYILSDMLNIPNLRKKSWNYLKQFLFSIVLNKDRPKISWKEKFSYLIFGSVSLLCVGAILLPPILVVFGLKQSPNDFVWFFSCFFVVIIALKISKIAFEWYHKARLTQIKLK; encoded by the coding sequence ATGAATAATACTGAAATGCGTGACACGTATTTAATTATTAATCCTGAGCTTTCAAATGTTCGTAAAGCAACAGAATTTGTAAAGCAATGGGCTGTAAGATCAGGGCTTGCTGATAAAATACTTTTAAGATTTCTTTTTGCTGTTAGTGAGTTAATCGAAGCTATTGTGCTGTTTTCTATTGAAAATAGTTTGAGAGAAAAAATAAATATTGAAGTCGAGCCATGGGAAGGATGGATAAAAGTAAATGTAAAGTTTTCTGCCAAAGTCCCCATAGAGCCTTATTTTGAGCATAAAGAATCTAAAAGTGATAAATTCCCAGGACATGAAATAGCTCCAGAGGTGTTTTGGCATCGTGTAGTTGTGGAGTGGGTAGATAAAGCAGAGTGGACAGAAATTGGCGGATGGAAACGAGTAAGTTTTGTTCAGTATGCAAGGCCTTCAGGTAGTCCTGGAGAATTATATTTTTTAGGTCTTGTCCCTATTCAAAGAAAAGGAGTGAATATAAAAATCGTGGGAGAAGATGTTGGCATTGTTACGATAGAAGGAGTTAGAAATGCATTTAGAATGACAAAAGAAATGATGTTTATACTCAATGCTGTAGATGGCAAACGCAATGTGAGAGAAATTTATCGTTTGTATGTAGAAAAGTTCGGAATTGTCCACCCAAAAGTAGTTGGTGGTATGATAGAAGAGCTTATAAAGCGAGGTATTTTATTACCTGGATACCGTATTACTGCAAAGGGTTCCACCCTAACAAATACAAAGCAGAATAAATTTTTGCAAAAGCTGTTGCGCTTTCAATATTCTATCCCACATCCAGATAGCTTTGTTTCATTTGTACATCGTTACTTAGGTTGGTTATGGTCTCCTTTTGTGGTTGTTGTTGCTTTTGTTTTAATATTTTCTTCTTTTCATATTCTTGTATTTAACTTCAGAGCTGTTGAATCTATTTCTGGTAAGGCATATTTGCTTTTTTCGCGCGCAGGAGGGCTAATTGGACTAGTTAGTCTTTTATTACTTAATGTGCATATTATTTTTCATGAATTATCGCATGCTGTAGTATGTAAACGATTTGGAGGGCGTATTCATGCTCTGGGCATCCTTTTTTATTATGGTTTTATATGCGCATTTGCAGATACCACTGATTCCTGGGCGTTTCCATCGCGATGGAAGAGAATAATGGTTTCTTTTGCTGGACCGTTGTCTGATCTTACTGTTTCGTGTATTTATGGTTGGGCTCATATTTTTTTTACACGGCAGAATTTAGATATATATGCTGGCGTATGTGGATTGATGAGTATTTTACTTTTTTATTTTTCTTTGGTTAATATGATACCTTTTTTTGAAACAGATGGTTATTATATCCTTTCTGATATGTTGAATATCCCCAATTTAAGGAAGAAATCATGGAATTATTTAAAACAGTTTTTGTTTTCAATTGTTTTAAACAAAGATAGGCCAAAAATTTCTTGGAAGGAAAAATTTTCGTATCTTATATTTGGAAGCGTTTCTCTTTTATGTGTTGGAGCTATATTGCTTCCGCCTATTCTTGTCGTTTTTGGATTAAAGCAATCACCCAATGATTTTGTTTGGTTTTTTTCTTGTTTTTTTGTTGTCATAATAGCATTAAAAATTTCAAAAATAGCCTTTGAATGGTATCATAAGGCTCGTTTGACCCAGATAAAATTGAAATAA
- a CDS encoding nitrile hydratase subunit alpha, with protein sequence MKEKELLLSLLSDAELMAKFKENPKAVLKEKGIDVPEDVEIRVVEETEKVKYFVIPYVGSDAPASIEELEQRTAKYWIIA encoded by the coding sequence ATGAAAGAAAAAGAACTTTTATTAAGCCTACTTTCCGATGCTGAACTTATGGCAAAATTCAAGGAAAATCCCAAAGCAGTATTAAAAGAAAAGGGAATTGATGTTCCTGAAGATGTGGAAATTAGGGTTGTGGAAGAAACAGAAAAGGTAAAGTATTTTGTAATTCCTTATGTGGGTAGCGATGCCCCAGCTAGTATTGAGGAATTGGAACAAAGGACAGCAAAATATTGGATTATAGCGTAA
- the panB gene encoding 3-methyl-2-oxobutanoate hydroxymethyltransferase: MTKPMTIPEIIQTKGKRKLSMLTAYDYPTALLLDKCQIDMILVGDSLAMVVLGHKDTLAVTMEEMLHHTKAVSRAVKYSVVIGDMPFMSYQISPEQAVENAGRFLKEGGAQAVKLEGGATVIPQIKAIINAGIPVQGHLGLTPQSIAQLGGFKVQGKTAKAAKKLIEDAKALEEAGCFSIVLEAIPAPIAKLITENISIPTIGIGAGKDCDGQVLVFHDLVGMFDRFVPKFVKQYLNLNPEIENAVKQFKKEVEEEKFPQHEHCFSINEKELKELKES; encoded by the coding sequence ATGACTAAACCTATGACTATACCAGAAATAATACAAACAAAAGGTAAACGAAAACTATCTATGCTAACTGCTTACGACTACCCAACAGCCCTTCTTTTAGATAAATGCCAAATAGATATGATTTTGGTTGGAGATTCTTTGGCTATGGTAGTATTAGGACATAAAGACACTTTAGCTGTCACTATGGAAGAAATGCTCCACCATACAAAGGCCGTAAGTAGAGCTGTAAAATACTCTGTGGTCATAGGAGATATGCCATTTATGTCCTATCAAATAAGTCCAGAACAAGCAGTTGAAAATGCTGGGAGATTTTTAAAAGAAGGTGGAGCTCAAGCTGTGAAATTAGAGGGAGGAGCAACAGTTATTCCTCAAATAAAAGCCATCATCAATGCTGGCATTCCTGTACAAGGCCATCTAGGACTAACACCTCAAAGCATCGCCCAATTAGGAGGATTTAAAGTTCAAGGGAAAACAGCCAAAGCAGCCAAAAAACTCATAGAAGATGCTAAAGCTCTGGAAGAAGCGGGTTGTTTTAGTATAGTATTAGAAGCAATTCCAGCGCCTATAGCTAAATTAATCACAGAAAATATTTCTATACCTACTATTGGTATAGGTGCGGGAAAGGACTGCGATGGACAAGTTTTAGTATTTCACGATTTAGTAGGCATGTTTGATAGATTTGTTCCCAAATTTGTAAAACAATATTTAAACCTTAACCCAGAAATAGAAAATGCCGTAAAACAATTTAAAAAAGAAGTAGAAGAAGAAAAATTTCCTCAACACGAACACTGCTTTTCTATAAATGAAAAAGAATTAAAAGAGTTAAAAGAAAGTTAG
- the holA gene encoding DNA polymerase III subunit delta, which translates to MPKPHKPNFLFFISPDSGILNIRLAKTIKQFQLEHWEKKVFWADEPLESEFWNSISTANLFGPGKVVVVRLANKLNKGFWDQVKPYLTTTNKSSLSIFFFEQEWSTKEPPWPAWFKKHALYQLAQKNKWIFSSKGLNRKNIAQFIQNYFVEKKITIPPILLNKLSQLLPLDSTYCLHELEKLEILASADQEVKEEHLQILNLEIDENIFDFINLLLTSPHSFKTWLYKNSYLGQEENIIFPLLSLLEREAKILWMLYFGEKVYLPNFVQQRKKNLALKLGPSKIGFLFDLCLDLELKIKTGQITPSESLDYLIFKISNLKKGELHD; encoded by the coding sequence ATGCCTAAGCCTCACAAACCTAATTTTTTGTTTTTTATAAGCCCAGATAGTGGGATATTAAACATACGTCTTGCCAAAACAATTAAACAATTTCAGCTCGAACATTGGGAAAAAAAAGTATTTTGGGCAGACGAGCCTTTAGAGTCAGAATTTTGGAACTCCATTTCTACAGCTAACTTATTTGGACCTGGAAAAGTTGTAGTAGTGCGTCTAGCGAACAAGCTTAATAAGGGATTCTGGGATCAAGTAAAACCTTATCTTACTACAACTAACAAATCTTCTCTAAGTATCTTTTTTTTTGAACAGGAATGGTCAACTAAAGAACCTCCTTGGCCAGCTTGGTTTAAAAAACATGCTCTATATCAACTAGCTCAAAAAAATAAATGGATATTTAGCTCTAAAGGACTCAACCGAAAAAATATTGCCCAATTCATTCAAAATTATTTTGTAGAAAAAAAAATAACCATTCCCCCTATACTCCTAAACAAATTAAGCCAACTTTTGCCTCTTGATTCTACATACTGTCTACATGAACTGGAAAAATTAGAAATTTTAGCCTCTGCAGATCAAGAAGTAAAAGAAGAACATCTTCAAATTTTAAATTTAGAGATAGATGAAAATATTTTTGACTTTATAAATCTTCTTTTAACCTCTCCCCACTCCTTTAAAACCTGGCTCTATAAAAACAGCTACCTGGGTCAGGAAGAAAATATAATTTTCCCCTTACTCTCGCTTTTAGAAAGAGAGGCCAAAATATTATGGATGCTCTATTTTGGAGAAAAGGTATATCTACCTAATTTTGTCCAACAAAGAAAAAAAAATCTTGCTCTAAAACTGGGGCCTAGCAAAATAGGATTCTTGTTTGACTTGTGTTTAGACTTGGAACTAAAAATAAAAACAGGGCAAATAACACCATCAGAATCACTAGATTATCTAATATTTAAAATAAGTAATCTAAAAAAAGGAGAGCTCCATGACTAA
- the lptE gene encoding LPS assembly lipoprotein LptE: MYLKSFILSIAIGLITLGCGYHFSATIPIIFPNNAKTIIIQKVINPSQESWLEGEIRSFLNEEITKRSNAKIISQNTADLSLIVRIEHISTSEQTKEENDLTFKYAAKVSLSLIFKDSKGVVVLKTKPTTYSESYTSEAEKKEALAKAVDECLRLGLNQLSNNDF, encoded by the coding sequence ATGTATTTAAAATCTTTTATTTTATCTATAGCTATTGGTTTAATAACTTTGGGTTGTGGCTATCACTTTAGTGCTACAATTCCTATTATTTTTCCCAATAACGCCAAAACTATAATTATTCAAAAAGTTATCAACCCATCTCAGGAATCATGGCTAGAAGGAGAAATAAGAAGCTTTTTAAATGAAGAAATTACTAAAAGAAGCAACGCTAAAATCATCAGTCAAAATACTGCGGATTTAAGTCTAATTGTAAGAATAGAACATATAAGCACTTCAGAACAAACAAAAGAAGAAAACGATTTAACTTTTAAATATGCAGCAAAAGTAAGTTTATCTTTAATTTTTAAAGATTCAAAGGGAGTTGTTGTCTTAAAAACTAAACCGACTACTTATAGTGAAAGTTATACTTCTGAGGCAGAAAAAAAAGAGGCTCTTGCAAAAGCAGTAGATGAGTGCTTACGTTTAGGATTAAATCAACTGAGTAACAATGATTTTTAA